A single genomic interval of Pontibacter deserti harbors:
- a CDS encoding LOG family protein encodes MTKLRKTSKTKLHDESLNTGSGQTILKPDVNDNKAKSITDLRESGEVLAPPASEEDIRIRKAFVDKDWNEIKIADSWQIFKVMAEFVDGFEKLAKIGPCVSIFGSARTKPDNKYYIMAEEIAAKLVRHGYGVITGGGPGIMEAGNKGAHSEGGKSVGLNIQLPFEQFNNIYIDSDKIINFDYFFVRKVMFVKYAQGFIVMPGGFGTLDELFEAITLIQTKKIGAFPIVLVGRSYWEGLMKWVEDVMLHVESNISAEDLDLVHIVDDPSEAVKVIDDFYNKYLLSPNF; translated from the coding sequence ATGACAAAGCTTAGAAAGACAAGCAAGACGAAGTTACACGACGAGTCGCTAAACACTGGTAGCGGGCAAACCATTTTAAAGCCCGATGTAAACGATAACAAAGCAAAATCCATTACCGACCTGCGTGAGTCAGGCGAGGTATTGGCCCCACCTGCTTCTGAAGAAGATATCCGTATCCGTAAAGCGTTTGTAGACAAAGACTGGAACGAGATTAAAATTGCAGACTCGTGGCAGATATTTAAAGTAATGGCTGAGTTCGTGGATGGTTTCGAGAAACTGGCCAAGATCGGACCATGCGTTTCTATTTTCGGGTCGGCACGTACCAAGCCAGACAACAAATACTATATAATGGCCGAAGAAATTGCTGCCAAACTGGTACGCCATGGTTATGGCGTAATTACTGGTGGTGGCCCGGGCATTATGGAGGCTGGTAACAAAGGTGCTCACTCTGAGGGTGGTAAATCGGTAGGTCTGAACATTCAGTTGCCATTTGAGCAGTTCAATAACATCTACATAGACTCTGATAAGATCATCAACTTCGATTACTTCTTTGTTCGCAAAGTAATGTTTGTGAAGTATGCGCAGGGTTTTATAGTGATGCCTGGTGGCTTTGGTACACTAGATGAGCTATTTGAAGCGATCACGCTTATCCAGACAAAGAAAATCGGGGCTTTCCCTATTGTGTTGGTTGGCCGCTCTTACTGGGAAGGCTTAATGAAATGGGTAGAAGATGTGATGCTGCATGTTGAAAGCAATATCAGCGCTGAAGACCTTGACCTGGTACACATTGTAGACGATCCATCGGAAGCTGTGAAAGTGATCGACGACTTCTACAACAAATACCTGCTTTCTCCAAACTTCTAA
- a CDS encoding ABC transporter permease: MIYLRLIVESFRFAWQALRSNMLRTLLSLLGVTIGIFAIISVFTLVDSLERNVRDSMSFIGDKVLYVQKWPWSFGGSYPWWKYFQRPEPTMREFKQMDRNMVNDAGVAIFADKGGSTYKYRSNSFSDGILMGVTYEYSKVSEIPIEEGRYFVPQEVDASRNVVVIGKEIAEALFPYGGAIGQELKVGGQRFRIIGVVEKQGENMFGMPNFDQMGIIPFGAFSKMYDTGPDGVGTTIALKGREDDEGLQELEYEARGMMRNIRGLRPQDDDSFAINRPEMATQAVTGFFDVIGLAGWVIGGFAILVGGFGIANIMFVSVKERTNIIGIQKSLGAKNYFILFQFLFEAVFLSVLGGAIGIFLVFLITIIPQDMMKISLSVGNIILGLGVSAVIGMLSGIIPAVLASNLDPVIAIRSK; the protein is encoded by the coding sequence ATGATATACCTGCGCCTGATAGTAGAAAGCTTTCGTTTTGCATGGCAGGCTTTACGCTCTAATATGCTGCGCACGTTGCTATCGTTGCTGGGTGTAACCATAGGTATTTTCGCAATTATATCAGTTTTTACGCTGGTAGACTCTCTGGAGCGAAACGTGCGCGACAGCATGAGTTTTATCGGCGATAAAGTGTTGTATGTGCAGAAGTGGCCCTGGAGCTTTGGAGGCAGCTATCCCTGGTGGAAATATTTTCAGCGACCAGAGCCAACCATGCGCGAGTTCAAGCAAATGGACCGTAACATGGTAAACGATGCCGGGGTCGCTATTTTTGCAGATAAAGGCGGCAGCACCTACAAGTACCGTAGCAATAGCTTCTCTGATGGAATACTGATGGGCGTGACCTATGAGTACAGCAAGGTTAGCGAGATTCCGATTGAAGAAGGCCGCTACTTTGTACCACAGGAGGTGGATGCATCGCGCAATGTAGTTGTAATAGGTAAAGAGATTGCTGAAGCGCTTTTCCCATACGGAGGGGCAATTGGCCAGGAGCTAAAGGTGGGTGGCCAGCGTTTCAGAATAATTGGAGTTGTTGAAAAACAGGGTGAGAACATGTTTGGGATGCCTAATTTTGACCAGATGGGCATTATTCCGTTTGGGGCATTCAGTAAGATGTATGATACCGGCCCGGATGGAGTAGGAACAACTATAGCTTTAAAAGGGCGCGAAGACGACGAAGGCCTGCAGGAACTGGAATACGAAGCACGGGGCATGATGAGAAACATTCGGGGCTTGCGCCCACAGGATGACGACAGCTTCGCCATAAACCGCCCTGAGATGGCTACACAGGCTGTAACAGGTTTTTTTGATGTGATTGGCCTTGCAGGTTGGGTAATTGGCGGCTTTGCTATTCTGGTTGGCGGGTTTGGTATAGCCAACATCATGTTTGTGTCAGTAAAAGAGCGGACCAACATTATCGGGATACAAAAATCTCTGGGCGCTAAAAACTATTTTATCCTTTTCCAGTTTCTGTTCGAGGCAGTGTTCCTCAGTGTGTTAGGTGGTGCCATTGGTATATTCCTGGTGTTCCTTATTACTATAATTCCTCAGGACATGATGAAGATTAGTTTATCTGTTGGCAACATTATACTTGGCCTTGGCGTATCCGCCGTGATTGGTATGCTCTCAGGTATAATTCCGGCTGTACTGGCATCTAATCTTGATCCGGTTATTGCAATCCGCTCTAAATAA
- the queA gene encoding tRNA preQ1(34) S-adenosylmethionine ribosyltransferase-isomerase QueA, whose translation MKLSEFKFDLPEELLATHPTENRDESRMMVLHRDTGKIEHRIFKDILEYFDDGDVMVVNDTKVFPARLYGNKEKTGAKIEVFLLRELNKDIHLWDVLVDPARKIRVGNKLYFGESDLVAEVIDNTTSRGRTIKFLFDGTDEEFYKTINDLGETPLPRYIKREAEPEDRERYQTVYAKNVGAVAAPTAGLHFTREVLKRLEIKGVDVAPLTLHVGLGTFRPVDVEDLTKHKMDSENFMVPQETAEMVNKALDNKKRVCAIGTTTMRALESSVSANNRLKPNEGWTDRFIFPPYDFKIANALVTNFHMPESTLLMMTAAFGGYDLVMKAYEEAVKEKYRFFSYGDVMLIL comes from the coding sequence ATGAAATTATCTGAATTTAAGTTCGATCTGCCGGAAGAACTCCTGGCTACACACCCAACTGAAAACCGCGACGAATCGCGCATGATGGTGTTGCACCGCGACACAGGCAAGATTGAGCACCGCATCTTTAAGGATATCCTGGAGTATTTCGATGACGGCGACGTAATGGTAGTAAATGATACCAAAGTGTTTCCGGCCCGCCTTTATGGTAACAAAGAGAAAACTGGTGCCAAGATAGAAGTTTTCCTCCTTCGTGAGCTGAACAAGGATATTCACCTGTGGGACGTGCTGGTTGATCCGGCCCGAAAGATCCGTGTGGGTAACAAGTTATACTTTGGTGAAAGCGACCTGGTAGCCGAAGTTATCGACAACACTACTTCCCGTGGCCGTACCATTAAGTTCTTGTTTGATGGTACTGACGAAGAATTTTACAAAACTATAAACGACTTAGGTGAAACGCCGCTGCCGCGCTACATTAAGCGCGAAGCTGAGCCGGAAGATCGTGAGCGTTACCAGACAGTGTATGCCAAAAACGTAGGTGCTGTAGCTGCGCCAACTGCCGGCCTGCACTTTACAAGAGAAGTACTGAAGCGCCTTGAGATTAAAGGTGTGGATGTTGCTCCGCTTACATTGCACGTTGGTTTAGGTACATTCCGCCCTGTAGATGTGGAAGACCTGACCAAGCACAAAATGGATTCTGAGAACTTTATGGTACCTCAGGAAACAGCTGAGATGGTAAACAAGGCATTGGATAACAAGAAGAGAGTTTGTGCTATTGGTACAACAACGATGCGTGCATTGGAATCTTCTGTATCTGCGAACAACCGCCTGAAGCCAAACGAAGGCTGGACTGACCGTTTCATTTTCCCTCCATACGATTTCAAGATTGCGAATGCACTGGTAACTAACTTCCATATGCCGGAATCTACGCTGCTGATGATGACAGCTGCTTTTGGTGGATATGACCTGGTAATGAAAGCGTACGAGGAAGCTGTAAAAGAGAAATATCGTTTCTTTAGCTACGGCGACGTAATGCTGATCCTGTAA
- a CDS encoding CatB-related O-acetyltransferase: MAGPNPDTTFPLPHHHRLVFLKNIIQSPNIIVGDYTYYDDLEDPHNFEKNVLYHFDFIGDKLVIGKFCAIGSGATFIMNGGNHETKPVSTYPFAIFGNDWEKITEGVDLKDKYPSKGDTRIGNDVWVGYKAVIMPGVKIGDGAVIATKAVVTKDVPPYSIVAGNPAEVVKMRFPEDTVAKLQRIAWWNWDAEKITRNLHLINSDDVDALSACQ, from the coding sequence ATGGCCGGACCTAACCCAGATACTACCTTTCCACTACCGCACCACCACAGACTGGTTTTTCTTAAAAACATCATTCAAAGCCCTAACATTATAGTTGGTGATTATACTTACTATGATGACCTGGAAGATCCGCACAATTTTGAGAAGAATGTGTTGTACCATTTCGATTTTATAGGTGACAAACTGGTTATCGGAAAATTCTGTGCTATTGGTTCGGGCGCAACGTTTATTATGAACGGTGGCAATCACGAGACAAAACCGGTTTCTACCTATCCTTTTGCTATTTTCGGGAATGATTGGGAGAAAATTACAGAAGGTGTGGACCTGAAGGATAAATACCCATCAAAAGGAGACACCAGGATTGGCAATGATGTATGGGTAGGGTATAAAGCTGTAATAATGCCGGGTGTGAAGATAGGAGATGGGGCAGTAATAGCAACTAAAGCTGTTGTAACCAAAGATGTACCACCTTACAGCATTGTAGCAGGCAATCCCGCAGAGGTTGTAAAAATGCGTTTCCCGGAAGATACTGTAGCAAAACTGCAGCGAATAGCCTGGTGGAACTGGGATGCAGAAAAGATAACCCGAAACCTGCACCTTATAAACTCTGATGATGTGGATGCGCTTTCCGCATGCCAATAA
- a CDS encoding 2-C-methyl-D-erythritol 4-phosphate cytidylyltransferase, whose amino-acid sequence MAQQLPEYAIIVAGGSGSRMQQDLPKQFIPVAGKPILMHTIEQFYNYNPQVRLIVVLPKEQLTTWKELCQKYNFKHFHMTVPGGTTRFGSVKNGLGAVMGDGLVAVHDGVRPFVDTATIKAAFEMAAVKGSAVVAVSPKDSIRELTAEGSIAVPRANYKLVQTPQVFQASILKKAYEQPEQDYFTDDASVVESIGEKITLVEGNYRNIKITTPEDLILAEAFAKEQL is encoded by the coding sequence ATGGCGCAACAATTACCTGAATACGCAATTATAGTTGCCGGCGGCTCCGGAAGCCGGATGCAGCAAGATTTACCTAAGCAGTTTATACCTGTGGCTGGTAAACCGATCCTGATGCATACGATTGAGCAGTTCTACAACTATAACCCGCAGGTAAGGCTGATCGTGGTGCTGCCGAAAGAACAGTTGACTACATGGAAAGAGCTGTGCCAGAAGTATAATTTCAAGCATTTTCATATGACGGTGCCAGGCGGTACTACGCGTTTTGGTTCTGTAAAGAATGGGTTAGGTGCCGTAATGGGAGATGGGTTAGTAGCCGTGCATGACGGTGTTCGCCCTTTTGTAGATACTGCAACTATAAAAGCCGCTTTTGAGATGGCAGCTGTTAAAGGAAGCGCCGTAGTAGCTGTCTCTCCCAAAGATTCGATTCGTGAATTAACAGCCGAAGGTAGTATAGCTGTACCACGTGCCAACTATAAACTGGTACAAACGCCACAGGTATTTCAGGCTTCCATTCTTAAAAAAGCTTACGAGCAACCTGAACAGGATTACTTTACCGATGATGCGTCGGTAGTAGAAAGTATAGGAGAGAAGATAACCTTAGTAGAGGGTAATTACAGGAACATAAAAATCACAACACCTGAAGACCTTATACTTGCCGAAGCGTTTGCAAAGGAGCAACTATAG
- a CDS encoding ABC transporter ATP-binding protein translates to MIIEVKNLVAGYESRTLIRNLSFSIPAPSFVAIIGHNGAGKTTFFKTFQQKVAYQGQLLVQGHDLKTLPHATQKGVLSYLPQRNTVSFSIKVLDLVVMGMFRKKRFFEHYSSQDYDIAANVLAQLQLTHLQDHDFTTLSGGEQQLVWLAQLILQDAGINLLDEPTQQLDVYYKNKVFQLLQSWVQESSKTVLCITHDLHNLIPMEGYLLNLSKPEPILEVISRETVLENQAFLEAGRPVIL, encoded by the coding sequence TTGATCATTGAAGTAAAAAATTTGGTTGCGGGTTATGAGTCACGTACTCTGATCCGCAACCTTTCTTTTTCTATACCTGCCCCATCGTTTGTAGCCATTATTGGTCATAACGGCGCAGGTAAAACTACTTTTTTTAAAACTTTTCAGCAGAAGGTAGCTTACCAGGGCCAACTACTGGTGCAGGGCCACGACCTGAAAACGTTACCACACGCTACCCAGAAAGGGGTACTCTCCTATCTGCCGCAACGCAATACCGTTTCTTTCTCCATTAAAGTACTGGATTTAGTTGTGATGGGTATGTTCCGGAAGAAGCGGTTCTTTGAGCATTATAGCTCCCAGGATTACGACATAGCTGCAAACGTACTGGCACAACTGCAATTAACACACCTTCAGGATCACGATTTCACAACTTTATCAGGAGGTGAGCAGCAACTGGTCTGGCTGGCGCAGCTAATATTGCAGGATGCAGGTATAAACCTGCTGGATGAGCCTACCCAGCAGCTGGATGTGTACTATAAAAACAAGGTATTTCAGCTATTGCAAAGTTGGGTACAGGAAAGCAGCAAAACTGTACTGTGCATCACCCACGACCTCCATAACCTCATCCCGATGGAGGGTTATCTGCTTAACTTATCTAAACCGGAACCTATACTTGAGGTCATATCCAGAGAAACTGTACTGGAGAATCAGGCATTCCTTGAAGCAGGCAGGCCAGTAATACTATAG
- a CDS encoding DUF2795 domain-containing protein, protein MYWTLELASYLEDAPWPATKDELIDYSIRSGAPMEVVENLQALEDDGQPYENIEEIWPDYPTKEDFMFNEDEY, encoded by the coding sequence ATGTACTGGACACTTGAATTAGCATCATACCTGGAGGACGCACCCTGGCCTGCAACTAAAGATGAGTTAATTGATTACTCTATCCGCTCAGGAGCACCTATGGAGGTAGTTGAAAACCTACAGGCCCTTGAGGATGACGGACAGCCTTACGAGAACATCGAAGAGATCTGGCCTGACTATCCTACCAAGGAAGACTTCATGTTCAACGAAGACGAGTACTAA
- a CDS encoding DUF349 domain-containing protein — MENNDLLKEAQKYGFIQDQQVWLQPFMNYSARQVGDVKESENESLIYFAKRFEMFREKVNSLLERIASSENKGSFLMKVLHMKEQIGNYDALGDFEAMYHILSKAEEDINETIKQNREKNLAIKIGLIQEAEALQDSIEWKEASDKLKELRSTWIKTGPVDKELTEEIEERFKAPIEAFFERKKNFFEDKKRMQNYAYDKYRDLIRQSIALQNSDDWENTTAKLKQLQNQWKDIDSSLPRKVTSKLWTDFRRAHNHFFERLKVKINNEKNASRDQFYETNYEKKKQLVDEANGLLQQHNLNDAVRRAKELQAEWKKVGPVSPAVSDIVWEQFIKACDKIFETSSLEHYIRKRQQANNEKLNETEGLHARINALKDFIKSDRNELEVLEQNLDKLSDSPSNDTFRSMLQGKIRNFKRKINTKQELIEGFKEQLGAYSNNA; from the coding sequence ATGGAAAACAACGATCTATTGAAAGAAGCCCAGAAATACGGCTTTATTCAGGACCAGCAGGTGTGGTTACAACCCTTCATGAATTATTCTGCCCGACAGGTAGGTGATGTAAAAGAATCTGAAAATGAATCGCTTATTTACTTTGCGAAACGCTTTGAAATGTTTCGAGAGAAAGTGAATTCATTACTGGAGCGTATTGCGTCTTCTGAAAATAAAGGCTCTTTCCTGATGAAAGTGCTGCATATGAAGGAGCAGATAGGTAATTACGATGCCCTCGGCGACTTCGAAGCTATGTATCATATCCTGAGCAAAGCTGAGGAAGATATAAACGAAACTATAAAGCAAAATCGGGAGAAAAACCTGGCTATTAAAATAGGCCTGATTCAGGAAGCTGAAGCATTACAGGATAGCATTGAGTGGAAAGAAGCTTCTGACAAGCTGAAAGAACTACGTTCTACCTGGATTAAAACCGGCCCTGTAGATAAAGAACTGACCGAAGAAATAGAAGAACGCTTTAAGGCACCTATCGAGGCTTTTTTTGAGCGTAAAAAGAATTTCTTTGAGGATAAGAAGCGTATGCAGAACTATGCTTATGATAAGTATAGAGACTTGATCAGGCAATCGATAGCGTTACAAAATTCTGACGACTGGGAAAACACAACAGCTAAGCTGAAGCAACTACAAAACCAGTGGAAAGATATTGACAGCAGCCTGCCGCGCAAAGTTACCAGTAAGCTCTGGACAGATTTCCGTAGGGCACACAACCATTTCTTTGAGCGCCTGAAGGTTAAGATCAACAATGAAAAGAACGCTTCGCGCGACCAGTTTTATGAAACCAACTACGAGAAGAAAAAGCAGTTGGTGGATGAAGCCAATGGCCTGTTGCAGCAGCACAACCTGAACGATGCTGTAAGACGAGCCAAAGAGTTGCAGGCCGAGTGGAAAAAAGTAGGACCGGTAAGCCCGGCTGTATCAGATATAGTATGGGAGCAGTTTATAAAAGCCTGCGACAAAATATTTGAAACCAGCAGCCTGGAGCACTACATCCGTAAACGCCAGCAGGCAAATAACGAAAAGCTGAACGAAACGGAAGGTTTACATGCTCGGATCAATGCGTTAAAGGACTTTATAAAATCAGACAGAAACGAACTGGAAGTACTGGAGCAAAACTTGGACAAACTCAGCGACTCGCCAAGCAACGATACTTTCAGAAGCATGCTGCAGGGTAAGATCCGTAACTTTAAGCGTAAGATCAACACCAAACAGGAACTGATAGAAGGATTTAAAGAGCAACTGGGAGCCTATAGCAACAACGCTTAA
- the ettA gene encoding energy-dependent translational throttle protein EttA: MSNETIIFSMAGVSKVYPPQKQVLKNIYLSFFYGAKIGVLGLNGSGKSSLLKIIAGVDKQIQGEVVWSPGYSVGYLEQEPQLDPTKTVRQVVEEGVAEVVALLKEFDEINMKFAEEMTDDEMNKLIERQGVVQEKLDHHNAWELDNRLERAMDALRTPPEDAIIGNLSGGEKRRVALCRLLLQEPDVLLLDEPTNHLDAESVDWLEQHLQQYKGTVIAVTHDRYFLDNVAGWILELDRGEGIPWKGNYSSWLEQKASRLAKEEKTESKRQKTLQRELEWVRMAPKARHAKSKARISQYDKLAGEDAKQKEEKLELFIPDGPRLGAQVVEAHHVSKAFGDKLLFEDLSFSLPQGGIVGIIGPNGAGKTTLFKLITGQEKPDAGDFTVGSTVQISYVDQEHAQLDPNKSVFEVISGGTEHMMMAGRQVNSRAYVSKFNFSGGDQEKKVDKLSGGERNRVHLAMTLKEGGNLLLLDEPTNDLDVNAIRALEDALENFAGCAVIISHDRWFLDRICTHILAFEGDSQVYWFEGNYSEYEENKKKRMGDIEPKRIRYKKLV, from the coding sequence ATGAGCAACGAAACGATCATTTTCTCGATGGCTGGGGTAAGCAAAGTTTACCCTCCCCAGAAACAAGTACTAAAAAACATTTACCTGTCTTTTTTCTATGGCGCTAAAATTGGCGTACTGGGCCTTAACGGTTCTGGTAAGTCAAGCTTGCTGAAGATTATTGCAGGTGTAGATAAGCAGATACAAGGTGAAGTAGTCTGGAGCCCGGGATACTCAGTAGGTTACCTGGAGCAGGAGCCGCAGCTCGACCCTACCAAAACGGTGCGCCAGGTAGTGGAAGAAGGCGTAGCTGAAGTGGTGGCTTTGCTGAAGGAGTTCGACGAGATCAACATGAAGTTCGCCGAAGAGATGACCGACGATGAGATGAATAAACTCATCGAGCGTCAGGGCGTGGTGCAGGAGAAACTGGATCACCACAACGCCTGGGAGCTTGATAACCGCCTGGAGCGCGCCATGGATGCGTTGAGAACGCCACCGGAAGATGCCATTATTGGGAACCTGTCGGGTGGTGAGAAGCGCCGCGTTGCCCTTTGCCGCCTACTACTACAAGAGCCGGATGTATTGTTACTCGATGAGCCTACCAACCACCTGGATGCCGAATCTGTGGATTGGCTGGAGCAGCACCTGCAGCAGTATAAAGGAACTGTAATTGCCGTAACCCACGACCGTTACTTCCTGGACAACGTGGCAGGCTGGATTCTGGAACTGGACCGTGGCGAAGGTATTCCGTGGAAAGGTAACTATAGCAGCTGGCTGGAGCAGAAAGCTAGCCGTCTGGCTAAAGAAGAGAAGACAGAAAGCAAGCGCCAGAAAACATTACAGCGCGAGCTGGAGTGGGTACGTATGGCTCCGAAAGCCCGTCATGCCAAGTCTAAAGCCCGTATCAGCCAGTATGATAAGTTAGCCGGCGAAGATGCCAAGCAGAAAGAAGAAAAGCTGGAACTGTTTATACCGGACGGCCCACGTTTGGGTGCCCAGGTAGTGGAAGCACATCATGTAAGCAAAGCTTTTGGCGATAAGCTACTTTTCGAAGACCTTAGCTTTTCGCTTCCGCAAGGTGGTATAGTTGGTATCATTGGACCGAACGGTGCCGGTAAAACTACTTTGTTTAAGCTTATAACTGGCCAGGAAAAACCAGATGCAGGTGATTTTACAGTTGGTTCTACTGTGCAGATCTCTTACGTAGACCAGGAGCACGCGCAGCTGGACCCGAACAAATCTGTGTTTGAAGTAATATCAGGTGGAACTGAGCACATGATGATGGCCGGCCGTCAGGTTAACTCCCGTGCTTATGTAAGTAAGTTCAACTTCTCGGGTGGCGATCAGGAAAAGAAAGTAGACAAGTTATCGGGTGGTGAGCGTAACCGTGTGCACCTGGCTATGACGCTGAAAGAAGGTGGTAACTTGCTATTACTCGATGAGCCTACCAACGATCTGGACGTGAACGCGATCCGTGCGCTGGAAGATGCCCTGGAGAACTTTGCAGGTTGCGCCGTTATTATCTCTCACGATCGTTGGTTCCTGGACCGTATCTGTACACACATCTTGGCCTTTGAAGGTGATTCGCAGGTGTACTGGTTTGAGGGTAACTACAGCGAGTACGAAGAGAACAAGAAGAAGCGTATGGGTGATATTGAGCCGAAGCGAATCCGTTATAAAAAGCTGGTTTAA
- a CDS encoding serine hydrolase — MNKIYTSRISYTLLCLMLCLLFQPAFAQKATTAATITKLDAYYQKALKDWDVPGMAIAIVKNDSVIFAKGYGVLNNKTGGQVDANTLFGIASNSKAYTSAALATLVDAGKIKWTDKVNKYLPYLKMYSPYVTENLTIEDLLSHRVGLKTFSGDLLWYNTTYSREDIIRRMQYLEPEYGFRDGYGYSNLMFITAGEVIEKVSGKTWENYIKETFFQPLGMNRSYTSVNDLKGVQNVASPHGFDKDEKPVATTLTAWDNWNPAAGIFTSVTQQAQWMRLHLNRGTYKGKKIFSENASRHMWQAHNPMPVSKGAEEYMPSTHFTAAGLGWFVSDYEGRKQVYHGGGHEGMNSRTVLVPEENLGIVILTNSMSSIMSPLANYTLDQFFGVQNGKDWSQVSLDMMAKAKKQQAEAQAKAPKEKKRKTKATMDLTAYTGTYYSELYGNATVTLKDGKLDLQLAPAPALSGTLNHWQHDIFDLDWKNDFALLTPTRVRFLIGEDGTISQMRLDANNPDFHFDELKFVRVK, encoded by the coding sequence ATGAACAAAATCTATACTTCACGCATCAGCTATACTTTGCTATGCCTGATGCTGTGCTTATTATTTCAACCAGCATTTGCCCAGAAAGCGACTACGGCTGCAACTATAACCAAACTCGATGCTTATTATCAGAAAGCCCTGAAAGACTGGGATGTGCCGGGTATGGCCATTGCCATTGTTAAAAACGACTCTGTAATATTTGCAAAAGGTTACGGTGTACTTAATAACAAAACAGGCGGACAAGTAGATGCAAATACATTATTTGGAATTGCCTCTAACTCTAAAGCTTATACTTCGGCGGCACTGGCTACGTTGGTTGATGCCGGTAAAATAAAATGGACAGATAAGGTAAACAAGTACCTACCTTACTTAAAGATGTACTCTCCTTATGTTACCGAAAATCTGACTATCGAAGACCTGCTGAGCCACCGTGTAGGCCTGAAAACATTTAGCGGCGATTTGCTTTGGTATAACACTACTTATAGCCGCGAAGATATCATCCGGAGAATGCAGTATTTGGAGCCTGAATATGGTTTCCGGGATGGTTATGGTTACTCTAACCTGATGTTTATTACAGCCGGAGAAGTGATCGAGAAGGTGTCTGGAAAAACATGGGAGAACTACATTAAAGAAACATTCTTCCAGCCGCTGGGCATGAACCGCTCTTATACTTCCGTAAACGATCTGAAAGGGGTGCAGAATGTAGCATCGCCACATGGGTTTGATAAAGATGAGAAGCCTGTTGCCACCACACTTACTGCCTGGGATAACTGGAACCCAGCTGCTGGTATATTTACCAGTGTTACGCAGCAGGCCCAATGGATGCGTTTACACCTGAACCGCGGCACCTACAAAGGGAAAAAGATCTTCAGCGAAAATGCCAGCCGCCATATGTGGCAGGCACACAACCCTATGCCTGTATCAAAAGGTGCTGAAGAGTATATGCCGTCCACACACTTTACTGCAGCCGGCTTAGGTTGGTTCGTAAGCGATTACGAAGGACGCAAACAAGTATACCATGGTGGTGGCCACGAAGGCATGAACAGCCGCACCGTACTGGTACCGGAAGAGAACCTGGGCATTGTTATTCTAACCAACAGCATGAGCAGCATTATGTCGCCGCTGGCAAACTATACCTTAGACCAGTTTTTTGGTGTGCAGAATGGCAAAGACTGGAGCCAGGTTTCGTTGGACATGATGGCAAAAGCTAAAAAACAACAAGCCGAAGCACAGGCAAAAGCCCCGAAAGAGAAGAAGCGTAAAACAAAGGCTACAATGGACCTGACGGCTTATACCGGCACTTACTACAGTGAGCTTTATGGCAACGCTACTGTTACTTTAAAAGATGGGAAACTGGATCTTCAGCTGGCTCCGGCACCTGCTCTGAGCGGTACCCTTAACCATTGGCAGCACGACATCTTCGACCTGGACTGGAAAAACGATTTTGCGCTGCTAACCCCAACCCGGGTAAGGTTTTTAATTGGTGAGGACGGCACTATAAGCCAGATGCGCCTGGATGCAAACAATCCAGACTTCCACTTTGATGAACTGAAATTTGTAAGAGTAAAATAA